From Chloracidobacterium thermophilum B:
CCCTGCCCCACGGCCCAGCCGGTTTGCGGATCGAGGAAGAAGGCCCCGTAAATCTGCGTGCCGGCAAGGGTTTTTTCCTCCCGCCAGGTGCGGCCGCCATCCCGTGTCGCCCAGATGCCGACTTCATAGGGCGGGGAAGAGCTGTCACGGGAAAGCAGTGCCCCGATAGTCCAGCCCGTACGTTCGTCCAGAAAGTGTGTCACATGAAAGCCCGGCACTGCCATCCGGCGTTCGCTCCACGTCGCGCCGCCGTCGTTGGTGAAGTGCAGGGTGACGAAGCGGGCGTCGCCCCGGTAGAGTTCCGAGACGACACTGCCGCGCCGGGCATCGAGGAAGCGCATCGAGGTGATGTCGGCGCTGGTGGCGGCAAATGGAATGGGGTAGCGCGTCCAGGTTTCGCCGCCGTCCTGCGTCCAGAACACGCCGGCCGGGCGCGTGATGCCGCGTCCGAAAAAGTTGCCGGCCACCCAGCCCCGACGCTCATCGAGAAACTGCACGAGCGTAAACGTCAGGACGGCATCGGGGAGACCTTCGGGCCGCTCGATGGCACGCCGCAGTCCCTCGCAGGCCGTCCACGTTGCACCGCCGTCCGTGGTACGGAACACCGAGCCGTAGTTGCCGACGGCAAACCCAACCTGTTCGTTCACAAACCACAGGCTGCGCACATCGAGTTCCGCAATGGGACGCCAGAGCGTCCCGCCATCGTCCGTGCGCAGGATGGTTGGTTCAATGCCATCTACGGCTGGATCAAGACCATAGGTGCCGCCGACGGCGGCCCAGCCGGTCTGGGCATTCAGAAAAAACAGACTGGTGATGTTGGCTTTGGTGCCAGTGACCTGTTCGACCCAGTGCCGGCCGCCATCTTCGGTGTGGAGAAGCGTGCCACGCCGTCCGCCAACCCAGCCTTTTTCCGGGCTGATGAAGTAGGCGCAGTGCAGGTCGGCGCGGGTGGGCGTGGAAAGGCGTATCCAGGGTGACGGGTCGGGACGGAAATCCGCCCAGGCGGGCGTCACCGGGGCCGCGCTCCCTTCCAGCAGCAGCACCAGCCGGTCGGCCCGCCGGGGCAACTGCCGCCCCGGGGCTTCGGCTGGTGGAGGGGGTGTTTCTCCGGGCGCTGCGGCTGCGTCGCCGGGTTGTCCGCCGGGTCTTCTGTCAGTGCTTTGATTGCCGGCCGGCGGCGGAGTGGCATCCGGCGGCGGCTTGACGACGGCCGGCGGTGGTGCCGGCTGGCCCTTTGGCTTGATGACCAGCACCGGCGGCGGCAGGGCTTTGGCAGGAGTGTTTCCCCCGGATGCCGTGGTTGACGGCGGAGTGTTTCCCGGCGGTGGAAGCGGGGCCGGGAGCGCCGGCGCGCGCGTCAGCGCGGCATCTGCCGGGCCGTCATAGACCGTGATAAACGCATCCCGGACGCCGATGGCACGCGCGTAGCGTTGGGCTTCGGCCGGGCTGGCAAAGCGTCCGACCCGCACCCGGTAAAATGTCCCCTGGGGCAGTTCGACCTTGACGTAGTAGGCCGCCACGCCCCGCGCCCGGTAGGCGGCCACGGTTTCGCGGGCTACCGTTTCATCGTTGACCGAGGCCACCTGGACGGTGTGCGTCCGTCCCTGGCCGTGGCCGATGGACGTTCCCAACCAGAACAACAGGATGGCAACCAGAATGTATCCGGTGGGCGAGCAGGTTCTCACAGGTGTCTCCCGGCGTGGAAGGCTGCAATGCAAAGTCCTGACCTGGATAACTGCCGTCGCTTCAGAGAAAAAGGCGGACAGATGTGCCGGGCCTGTGATGAAACATACAAAAGTTGGCGGGATGTCGCTTGCCGTCGCTTGCGCCGGTGATTATGGTGCGGTGTGCGCAAGTCCATTTCGTTTCTGCTCCATCCACGATGCCCGTCAATCCAGACATCAACTATACCGCAGTTCTCCCGGAAATCTGCCTGACCGCTACCGGTTTGGTGGTCATGATGTATGACGCTTTTGCCAGAGAAAGCCGGCGGTGGGCTGGTCTGATCGTGTTGGGCGGGCTGGGTCTGGCCGCCTATGGCGTCTGGCGCTGGGTTGGTCTGTCGCCGGGTTCAAGCTTCAACGGCATGCTGGTGACGGACCCCCTGCGTACCGCCTTTGCCTTTGTGTTGCTCCTTGTGGCGGCGCTCTCGGCCCTGCTGGCGATGCCAACTTTTGGACATCAGTCCAAAAGTGGCGGCGAATACTTTGCCCTGCTGACCTTTGCCACGGTAGGCATGCTGCTCATCGCCGGCGCTGGCGACCTCGCCATGCTGTTTCTGGGTATCGAGATTCTTTCGATTGCCTCCTACGCCATGGCCGGTTTCCGGCGCAGCGATCTGCGGTCGAATGAAGCGGCCGTCAAGTATTTCATTCTGGGTTCGTTTTCGACGGGCTTTCTCGTCTATGGCATGGCGCTGGTCTATGGCGCGACGCGCACGACCAATCTCAAGACCATTCAGATCGTCGTGCAAAACGGCAACCTGACGTCGGAATCACTGCTCCTGACCGGGGCGGCGCTGATGCTGGTCGGACTGTGTTTCAAGGCAGCCGCCGCACCGTTTCACCTCTGGGCGCCGGATGTGTACCAGGGTGCGCCGACGCCCGTGACGGCCTTTATGGCGGCCGGCCCCAAGGCGGCAGCCTTCGTCGCCCTGCTGCGGGTCTTTGCCGAGATGTTTCCGGCTGAAGCCGGGGCGCTGCACCAGACGTGGACGCTCATCCTCGCCACGGTGGCCGTGCTCTCGATGGTCATCGGCAACGTCGTAGCCATCGTGCAGGACGACATCAAGCGCATGTTGGCCTATTCCTCGATTGCCCACGCCGGCTATGCCCTGTTGGGGGTTATCGTCGGCGACTGGAAAGCCACTCTGTTTTACCTCGCCGGCTATGCCGTGATCACCTTGGGGGCGTTTGCCGTCGTGGCCTATGTGGCGCGTGAGGACGACCGCCAGACGCTCATTCTGGACTACGCCGGGCTGGGCTTTCAGGCACCGGGAGCGGCTGTGGCGCTTGCGGTCTTCCTGCTTGCCCTGGGGGGGCTTCCGCTGACGGCCGGCTTTATGGGCAAGTTCGTTCTGTTCCGGGAGGTGTGGCAGGGGGGCTACGCCGAACTGGTCATCGTTGCCGTGCTCAACAGCGCCGTGTCGCTTTACTACTACCTGCGCCCGATTGTGACGATGTTTTTCCAGGAAGGACGGCAAAATGAGGACGAACTGCCCGACCTGCCGTGGACGCTGACCACGGTGCTGTCAGTGACGCTGGCTGCCGTGTTCTACCTTGGCATCTTTCCGGAACCCATCCTGGCTGGGCTGACGCGCAAGGTGGAATCCGCCCCGGCCGGTGAGCTGCCACGGGCTACGCCGTTGCCACGGGCGATGCCGGGCCGGTAAACGCACGAATCAGGCGGGAGTGGCGTCGAGCCGGGTAGGGCGGTACAGCCCCAGCAGGGCGCGGGTCAGGTGATAGAAGTTCTTGCTCATGATGCGGATGCCGTCGAGCATCGGCATCCGCACCAGCGTTTTGTACATGTAGGATTGAAACGTCAAATCCTGCACGCCACGGTCGCGGCAGATGGCCACGAATGCTTCCCGCCGGGCGTCGTTTTTGTAGTACAGGTTCTGCATCAGTTCGAGGAAGCGGAACGTGGCCCCGTACTTCTTCAGAAAAGCCTTCTGGTAGGCGCGATAGAGTTTTTCGCTGCGCAGATCGTGACGACATTCCAGCATGGCCTCGGCGGCCATCTCGCCGCTTTTCATGGCGTAGAAAATCCCCTCGCCTGAACTGGAGGCCACGAGTCCGGCGGCGTCGCCAACCAGCGCGACGCGGTTCGTCACCCAGCGGTCATAGGGGCGGAGCGGGATGGGCGCGCCTTCGCGCAGCGTGGGGCGTTCACTGATGCCCAAGTGCTGCTTGAAGGCTTCAAGGTGTCCCTTGAGATTGGCGCTGCGAATGGCCGTGCCGGTGCCGACGGCGACGTGGTCGGCTTTGGGAAAGACCCAGCCGTAAAAGTCGGGCGAGTAGCGGCCGTCATAGTAAATGGCACAGCGTTCGTTGAGGCGGCGCGCTGTTTCGGTATTGAGGGCAAACCGCTCCTGGATGGCCGCCGCGACGAGACCGCCTTGGTGAAGATTGAAGGTACGTGCCACGAAGGAATTGGCCCCGTCCGCGCCGATGATGGCATCGGCCACCAGCGTCTGGCGGTTTCCCTGGGGCGTGGTGAAGGTGACGGTCGCGCCGCGTTCGGTGGCATCCACGCCTTCAACCCGTCCCTCGACGACAAGAGCGCCGAGTTGGCTTGCCCGCTGGCGCAGAAACGCATCGAACGCCTCGCGGCAGACCATGCCGACGTAACCCTGGTGAATGTCCATGGTGACGGCCCGCCCCGACGGGGCATAAACCGCCACGGAGGAGACCCGCCGCTGGATGAGGTGCTCAGGAATGTCGAAGTCCCGCACCAGAACCGGTGGAATGGCACCACCACAGGGCTTGATCCGGGAAAAACTTTTTTCGATGAGTACCGTCTCAACGCCGGCCCGCGCCAACGTGGCCGCCGCTGTGGACCCGCCCGGCCCCCCTCCACATACAATCACCCGCATAAAACACGCTCCCGGTAATGGATTTCAACGGTGGGAAGCCGGGCGGTTCTGTGCCTGGCCACTTCTGCATCACGGTTTTATGCCGCGCTCCCGGCAAAACCGGGCGAGCTGTCCGGGGTAACGTGTGTAACGCTACAGAGAAAAAGTTTCAAAAGGCGCAGCGTACCTTTGCTCGTTCCCACTCGACTCGGACACTCAAGCTCCATCCTTCCGGCAATCAATTTGCAGGGAAGGAAGCGTCTGCTTGCTGCGTCCCCACTCAACAAGGACACGCTCCTCCCTGCAAACCCGGCCGTACTTCCCCACCAACGGAAGTACGGCTTTATTCCTCCAGAATCAATTTGCAGGGAAGGAAACGTCTGCTTGCTGCGTCCCCACTCAACAAGGACACGCTCCTCCCTGCAAACCCATGACCGTATCGGGCACCTTTGGCCGCCACACGATACGGGCTGTCTTTTCAAAGCGCGCTCATCAGGGTTTCATCATGAGTTCGCGCTGACGACATCGGCCAGATGCTCGATGCCGTGGCGGTCATCCCGCCGTTCTTCCAGTTTCTGGGGCGTCGTCCGCCCCATAGACAGCAGCAACCACACGGTGGCCATCAGAGCCAGGGCTTCAAGGGCAAACACACCCTGGTAGGCCAGCCCAATCTGTCCCGTCACCGCTTCCAGTCCGGCGCGTCCGACACCGGCGGTCAACCCGGCCGTGCCCTGCGCCAGTGCCTGAGCAATGCCCCAGACGCCCAGGTAGGTGGCCGCCTGACCGGGGCGCGTCATGTCCATCATCATCGAAAGGGCCCCGACAGCGAAAATCCCGCTGCCCATTCCCAAAGTGAACACCCCAACCCGCAGGACTCCGCTTCCCAAGCCTGCGGCTGCAATAACAAGTCCCAATCCCAACGTACTCAAAAATGCTCCCAGCAATGCAATCTGTTTGCGCGAGAGGCGTCGGGCCAGGATGAAACCGGCAAACAGCATTGAGATGAGTGTGGCTCCGCCCCAGGTCGGCTGAAGGCGGGTTGTATCTGCCAGCGACATCTGCAACACCTGCGCGCCGTAAGGTTCGAGGAGCACATCCTGGGCGTTGACGCCGAAGATACCCAGCGCGACGACGGCGAAGAAAATCTTTGAATCCCGGTCAGCCGTCATGACGGCAATCGTTTCGCGCAGCGTCGGGGGCTTTTCATCTTCGGCCGCCAGGTTCCGGTGGCGCGGCTCCATGCCGATGACGGCCGCCAGCATCAGCAGGGCGGAAATCCCTACCACGGTGTAGAACAACTGCTGAAGCACCTGGTCGAGTGCAGCCGTGTCGAGGGCCGTTATGTCGGTGGACAGCTTCGACAGGTTCAAGTCAAAGTACTTCGCAATGACGATGCCCGTCGCCACGATGCCAAAGGCCACCATCATGAACCAGGCCACGGAAATCGTCCGGGCGCGGTGTGGCCCCGACAAATCACTCATCAACGCCAGGTAGGGCACCGAAGCGGCGTTGAGTCCCAGCCCCCAGAGCGCAAATGCCATCCCACAGGCCAGACTGCCCCAGAACGGTTGGGTCCGCATCCACTGCGCCGCATGCAGGATGAGCAACAGTGAGCCGAGGGCGACCAGCATGCCGCCCACGATGTAGGGCGTACGGCGGTAGCCCCAGAGCGGCCGCGTGTCCGAGGCATAGCCAGCCAGCGTGCGCATCGGGCAGACGACATAGTGCGCACAGACGAATATCCCCACGAGCGCTGCGTTGATTTGCCACTCACTGATCATCACCCGGTTCAGGATGCCGAAGACGAGCAGCGCATTCATGCCAATCGCCACATTGAGCAGTCCCAATCGGATGGTCGCCGGTAATGACAAAGGGAGTACGGATGGGGATGACATAGGTTTCAGGCGTTTGGTTGGGGGGATTCAGTTCATCTGCTACCAACCTACTTTCAACTCGGCAGAAGTCAAAGCGAAAGTGTCTTTTTACGAACAGAACTTTTTGACGCCCGGCTCCCCCGGCTTTCCGTGGATGTCATCGGGCAGGTCTCTGCCGGTTCGGTCCGGTTTCGGGGTGCGCCACGGCTTTGTGCGGCGACTGTCCGCCAACCTACTTGAGTCACGGCAAGTCTTGGCGTAAGTATGGAATACGCCGGGTAATCCTCCGGCTGGCGCTGCGTCCTCACCTTTTTCAGAAGCATTGCCTGCGGAGTCGTGTGAACCTATGGCTGTCACCATTGAACTGTCTTCGGTGTATCTTCCCCTGACCGACAACCAGCGCGCCGTTACTGTCGAGGCGACGACGGTCGGCGAGGCGCTACGCAAGCTGACGGAGAAATACACCAAGCTCAGCAAAGAGATTTACAACGGGCGTGGGCTGCGTCAGCCAAGCGTGAGCATTTACGTCAACAGCCGTGACATCAACACCCTGGACGACATCAACACGCGCCTTGAAAACGGCGATGTGGTTACGGTTGTGCCTTCCGTGGGGTGGAAACGCCCGTACGGCACAATATGAACCGTGCCTTCGCCCGGGATGCTCCGGGTGGCAGAGCCGGATGGGAAGCCGTGCTGTCGTCATGCGCCTGAGTCTGACGTGTCTGGTGGGTACGGCGGTCATCCTGTCCGGTTGTGCGTCTGACGCGCCACGTCCTGTCACCACACCGCCGACACCGCCAGCCGCGGCCCCGGTGGCTGATGCCGCGCCCGAACCGCCACTCAGTCCGCTTGATGATCCCCGCGCTCCGGTCGAACGTGTCGCGCAGGCGCTGCTGGCGCAGCGCGAGTTGAAGGACCGGGCCTTCCGGCTGGAGGCTGATTCACCCATCCCGGCCGAACGGCGGACGACCTTCAGGGGGCTGACCTATTTTCCCTTTGATCCCAACTATCGCTTCGTTGTCACCCTCGAACCCTGTTCCAAAGAAACCACCATTGAGATGGCGACGAACCGCCCCGGTGAAATCCGGCGCTACCGCTGCGCCGGGGTCTTCCGGTTCAAGGTGGAGGGCGTGGACTGTTCGCTGCTGGTCCTGACGCCGGACCTGGGCGTGCCGGAAGCTGCGGCCGATTTGTTCATTCCGTTTCGGGATACGACCGCCGGCCGGGAAACCTATGCGGCCGGGCGTTACCTTCAGCTCAGACGCCGCCCGACCAACGAATACGTGCTCGATTTCAATCAGGCGTTCCATCCGTACTGCGCATACGGCGGCGCTTACAGTTGTCCCCTGCCGCCGCCGGAAAACCACCTACCGGTCGCCATCCGGGCCGGCGAGAAGCTGCCGGAAAAGCCGCCAAAGTAGCCTTCGGCCGGCGGGCGTGGGGTCTCTCACTGGTTTGCGCCCGGTGGGGCGGAAGGGTTACGCGCTGTTGCCGGCGACAGCATTCCGGGCTACGTCCAGGATGTCCGGCAGGCGCGTCTGGATGGCCTGAATGCAGGGTGTCAGGGGCGTGTCGCCTTCCAGCGGCGGCGCGAGCGTGTGAATGAAGTCCTCAACCTGTTGGAGTTGTGGGCTGGTGCGCAGCGGCCGCAGAAAGGGCAGGGCCTGGGTGGCCACCAGCAGTTCAATGGCCAGGATGGCCGCAAGGTTTTCGGCAACCGTCCGCAGCTTGAGCGCCGCCGTCATGCCCATCGAAACGAAGTCCTCCTTGGCGGCTCCGGTGGGCAGCGACCCCACGGAAGCCGGATGGGCCAGTCCCATGTTTTCGTTGCACAGCGCAGCGGCCGTCACCTGCGCCATCATCAGCCCCGACTGGAGTCCCGGCTGCCGCGAAAGAAACGCCGGCAGCTCCGACAAGTCCGGGTTGAGCAGACGCTCGATGCGGCGTTCGGCAATGCCGCCCAGGGTGGCCGCGGCCATGGCGCAGGCATCCAGCGCCAGCGCCACCGGCGCGCCGTGGAAGTTGCCGCCAGAGAGCACCTCACCTGTGTCGGTGAAGACCAGCGGATTGTCGGTGGCGCTGTTGAACTCGGTCTCAAGGGTGTGCTGCGCGAAGTGAAAAACATCCCGCGCCGCGCCGTGTACTTGGGGCATGCAGCGCAGGCTGTAGGCATCCTGTACCCGTGGGCAGTCGCGGTGCGACGCCATAATCGCGCTGCCGTCCAGCAGGGTGCGCAGATGCCGGGCAACGGTGATCTGTCCGGGATGGGGACGCGCCGCGTGAATGCGGGCGTCAAAGGCCGCAGCCGTACCGTGGAGCGCATCGAGCGAAAGCGCGCCGGCGATGTCGGCCAACTCGGCCAGTTCGAGCAACCGGGCCAGCGCCAGCCCGCCCACGGCGCTCATCGCCTGCGTGCCGTTCAGAAGCGCCAGACCTTCCTTGGCCTCAAGGGCAAGCGGGCGCAGCCCGGCGCGGGCCAGAGCGATGCATCCGGGCAGGCGTTCGCCCTGAAAACTGGCTTCGCCTTCACCGATGAGCACCAGCGCCAGGTGTGCCAGCGGCGACAGATCGCCGCTGGCCCCGACCGAGCCTTTTTCCGGGATGACCGGATGCACACGGGCATTGAGCAGCGCCACAAGCTGTTCCAGAACCACCGGCCGGACGCCGGACGTGCCCTGCGCCAGCACGTTCGCCCGCAGCAGCATCATGGCGCGGGTTTCGGCTTCAGAGAGCGGCACTCCGACGCCACAGGCATGCGAGCGCACGAGGTTGAGTTGCAGCTCCGTCAGCGCTGTCGGGGAGATGGTGACAGACGACAGCTTGCCAAAACCCGTGTTGACACCATAGACGATGCGTCCTTCAGCGAGAATGGCGTTGATGAGTGCGCGACTGCGGGCCAGCCGGGCCGGAACGTCAGGGGCAATTTCGACCACTGCCGAGCCGTCGCAGGCGACCTGAACGACATCGGCCAGGGTCAGTCCATGACCGCGAATGTGCATTGGGGGGAAACTCCACAGCAAAAATGGGTGAGAGGTTGGCCGGTGGGGACAGGCGTCGAATTGACCGCAGGGGGATTACCGATTACCGTCACGGCATCCGCCGGCCAGCCACGGCGACGACTTCCAAATTCCTTGAATCAAGCGTGAACGTGGTGAATCTCCTCGATTTCGATATTGACCGCCTGCATGCCGCGTTTCAGGCGCGGACCTGTTCGGCTACCGAAGCCTGCCAGGCGGCGCTGGAAACTATCGCGCAACGCAATCCCGACCTCAATGCCCTGCTTTCGGTGCTCTCTGACCGGGCGCTGCAACAGGCCGCAGAAGTGGATGCCCGGTTGGCCGCCGGCGAACCGCTGCGCCCACTGGAAGGAGTGCCCATTGTCGTCAAAGACAACCAGTGTCTGGCCGGCACCCGGACGACCTGCGCCTCAAATATCCTGGCCAACTACACGGCAACCTATACGGCCACGGCCGTGGCGCGCCTGGAAGCCGCCGGAGCTGTCATCGTCGGCAAGGCCAATCTGGACGAATTCGCCATGGGGTCGTCGAATGAAAACTCGGCCTTTGGCCCCGTCCGCCATCCGCTGGACGCGACGCGCGTTCCTGGCGGGTCAAGCGGCGGCAGCGCGGCCGCCGTCGCCGCTGGCATGTGTCTTGCGGCAACGGGCAGCGACACGGGCGGCTCCATCCGGCAGCCGGCCAGTTTCTGCGGCATCGTCGGCGTCAAGCCGACCTACGGGCGCGTCTCACGCTATGGCCTCGTCGCCTTTGGTTCATCGCTGGACCAGATTGGCCCGATGACGCGCACGGTACGCGATGCCGCGCGCATGCTCGGCGTGATGGCCGGCTACGACGTGCACGATGCCACGAGTTCGCTGCATCCGGTTCCCGACTATCTTGCCGAACTCGAAGCCGACCTGCGCGGCTGGCGGGTGGGCGTGGTACAGGAAGCCTTCGGTGCCGGGTTGGACGCGGACGTGGAAGCCGCCGTGCGGGAAGCCCTGAAGACTTACGAAAGCCTGGGGGCAACGCTGGTTGAAGTCTCCCTGCCACATCTGGGCTATGCCATTGCCGACTACTACATCATCGCCACGGCCGAGGCGAGCGCGAACCTGGCGCGCTTCGATGGCG
This genomic window contains:
- a CDS encoding SPOR domain-containing protein; the encoded protein is MRTCSPTGYILVAILLFWLGTSIGHGQGRTHTVQVASVNDETVARETVAAYRARGVAAYYVKVELPQGTFYRVRVGRFASPAEAQRYARAIGVRDAFITVYDGPADAALTRAPALPAPLPPPGNTPPSTTASGGNTPAKALPPPVLVIKPKGQPAPPPAVVKPPPDATPPPAGNQSTDRRPGGQPGDAAAAPGETPPPPAEAPGRQLPRRADRLVLLLEGSAAPVTPAWADFRPDPSPWIRLSTPTRADLHCAYFISPEKGWVGGRRGTLLHTEDGGRHWVEQVTGTKANITSLFFLNAQTGWAAVGGTYGLDPAVDGIEPTILRTDDGGTLWRPIAELDVRSLWFVNEQVGFAVGNYGSVFRTTDGGATWTACEGLRRAIERPEGLPDAVLTFTLVQFLDERRGWVAGNFFGRGITRPAGVFWTQDGGETWTRYPIPFAATSADITSMRFLDARRGSVVSELYRGDARFVTLHFTNDGGATWSERRMAVPGFHVTHFLDERTGWTIGALLSRDSSSPPYEVGIWATRDGGRTWREEKTLAGTQIYGAFFLDPQTGWAVGQGGTVLRYRP
- a CDS encoding NADH-quinone oxidoreductase subunit N, whose protein sequence is MPVNPDINYTAVLPEICLTATGLVVMMYDAFARESRRWAGLIVLGGLGLAAYGVWRWVGLSPGSSFNGMLVTDPLRTAFAFVLLLVAALSALLAMPTFGHQSKSGGEYFALLTFATVGMLLIAGAGDLAMLFLGIEILSIASYAMAGFRRSDLRSNEAAVKYFILGSFSTGFLVYGMALVYGATRTTNLKTIQIVVQNGNLTSESLLLTGAALMLVGLCFKAAAAPFHLWAPDVYQGAPTPVTAFMAAGPKAAAFVALLRVFAEMFPAEAGALHQTWTLILATVAVLSMVIGNVVAIVQDDIKRMLAYSSIAHAGYALLGVIVGDWKATLFYLAGYAVITLGAFAVVAYVAREDDRQTLILDYAGLGFQAPGAAVALAVFLLALGGLPLTAGFMGKFVLFREVWQGGYAELVIVAVLNSAVSLYYYLRPIVTMFFQEGRQNEDELPDLPWTLTTVLSVTLAAVFYLGIFPEPILAGLTRKVESAPAGELPRATPLPRAMPGR
- a CDS encoding geranylgeranyl diphosphate reductase, with protein sequence MRVIVCGGGPGGSTAAATLARAGVETVLIEKSFSRIKPCGGAIPPVLVRDFDIPEHLIQRRVSSVAVYAPSGRAVTMDIHQGYVGMVCREAFDAFLRQRASQLGALVVEGRVEGVDATERGATVTFTTPQGNRQTLVADAIIGADGANSFVARTFNLHQGGLVAAAIQERFALNTETARRLNERCAIYYDGRYSPDFYGWVFPKADHVAVGTGTAIRSANLKGHLEAFKQHLGISERPTLREGAPIPLRPYDRWVTNRVALVGDAAGLVASSSGEGIFYAMKSGEMAAEAMLECRHDLRSEKLYRAYQKAFLKKYGATFRFLELMQNLYYKNDARREAFVAICRDRGVQDLTFQSYMYKTLVRMPMLDGIRIMSKNFYHLTRALLGLYRPTRLDATPA
- a CDS encoding BCD family MFS transporter, with translation MSSPSVLPLSLPATIRLGLLNVAIGMNALLVFGILNRVMISEWQINAALVGIFVCAHYVVCPMRTLAGYASDTRPLWGYRRTPYIVGGMLVALGSLLLILHAAQWMRTQPFWGSLACGMAFALWGLGLNAASVPYLALMSDLSGPHRARTISVAWFMMVAFGIVATGIVIAKYFDLNLSKLSTDITALDTAALDQVLQQLFYTVVGISALLMLAAVIGMEPRHRNLAAEDEKPPTLRETIAVMTADRDSKIFFAVVALGIFGVNAQDVLLEPYGAQVLQMSLADTTRLQPTWGGATLISMLFAGFILARRLSRKQIALLGAFLSTLGLGLVIAAAGLGSGVLRVGVFTLGMGSGIFAVGALSMMMDMTRPGQAATYLGVWGIAQALAQGTAGLTAGVGRAGLEAVTGQIGLAYQGVFALEALALMATVWLLLSMGRTTPQKLEERRDDRHGIEHLADVVSANS
- a CDS encoding MoaD/ThiS family protein — translated: MAVTIELSSVYLPLTDNQRAVTVEATTVGEALRKLTEKYTKLSKEIYNGRGLRQPSVSIYVNSRDINTLDDINTRLENGDVVTVVPSVGWKRPYGTI
- a CDS encoding DUF1684 domain-containing protein — protein: MGSRAVVMRLSLTCLVGTAVILSGCASDAPRPVTTPPTPPAAAPVADAAPEPPLSPLDDPRAPVERVAQALLAQRELKDRAFRLEADSPIPAERRTTFRGLTYFPFDPNYRFVVTLEPCSKETTIEMATNRPGEIRRYRCAGVFRFKVEGVDCSLLVLTPDLGVPEAAADLFIPFRDTTAGRETYAAGRYLQLRRRPTNEYVLDFNQAFHPYCAYGGAYSCPLPPPENHLPVAIRAGEKLPEKPPK
- the hutH gene encoding histidine ammonia-lyase — translated: MHIRGHGLTLADVVQVACDGSAVVEIAPDVPARLARSRALINAILAEGRIVYGVNTGFGKLSSVTISPTALTELQLNLVRSHACGVGVPLSEAETRAMMLLRANVLAQGTSGVRPVVLEQLVALLNARVHPVIPEKGSVGASGDLSPLAHLALVLIGEGEASFQGERLPGCIALARAGLRPLALEAKEGLALLNGTQAMSAVGGLALARLLELAELADIAGALSLDALHGTAAAFDARIHAARPHPGQITVARHLRTLLDGSAIMASHRDCPRVQDAYSLRCMPQVHGAARDVFHFAQHTLETEFNSATDNPLVFTDTGEVLSGGNFHGAPVALALDACAMAAATLGGIAERRIERLLNPDLSELPAFLSRQPGLQSGLMMAQVTAAALCNENMGLAHPASVGSLPTGAAKEDFVSMGMTAALKLRTVAENLAAILAIELLVATQALPFLRPLRTSPQLQQVEDFIHTLAPPLEGDTPLTPCIQAIQTRLPDILDVARNAVAGNSA
- the gatA gene encoding Asp-tRNA(Asn)/Glu-tRNA(Gln) amidotransferase subunit GatA, with product MGERLAGGDRRRIDRRGITDYRHGIRRPATATTSKFLESSVNVVNLLDFDIDRLHAAFQARTCSATEACQAALETIAQRNPDLNALLSVLSDRALQQAAEVDARLAAGEPLRPLEGVPIVVKDNQCLAGTRTTCASNILANYTATYTATAVARLEAAGAVIVGKANLDEFAMGSSNENSAFGPVRHPLDATRVPGGSSGGSAAAVAAGMCLAATGSDTGGSIRQPASFCGIVGVKPTYGRVSRYGLVAFGSSLDQIGPMTRTVRDAARMLGVMAGYDVHDATSSLHPVPDYLAELEADLRGWRVGVVQEAFGAGLDADVEAAVREALKTYESLGATLVEVSLPHLGYAIADYYIIATAEASANLARFDGVRYGYRAPEATTVHDMYALSREQGFGPEVKRRILLGTYALSSGYYDAYYLKAQKVRTLLRRDFERAFEQCEVLMMPTAPTPAFRLGEKTDDPLQMYLSDIYTVTLNLAGVPGMSLPCGTSREGLPIGLQIVAPAFEETRMFQAGRALERARA